GATCAAACTTTCTAACATCGGACCATTTCTGGAAGCTCCAAATCAAGGCCAGAGAGCCAACCACTACACCATCATGCACCCCCACTGTAAAAACATTAAGAGTCATAAATATACCATtactgtgtctgaattcccaccctaacccctaaatactaaaaaatgataaagtgtggcactatgtagtgccctggattttaaaagcgttgatggtttattaaaaaaatacatttgaataaattttctttaaaaaaattgttcccACGAaatgcattatggtctatattCGCTAATCTAGTGAGCaatgatgcacactggtttttcacagagacttctgggaaatttctagggcactgaatttggacagcactacaaaatggtgaacgcactatatagggcactatgtagtgcactacctgaggttgtgtccaaattccttccctactcacagTAGCCACTTCATAGTACAGAGGTTgcgtttaaaaatgctttagtttttcacatttttatgcaatcttttatttcaacccatggaataaaagctgaaagtctgcacttcaatggcatctgagttgttttaattcaaattcactgtggtaatgaacagaaactaaattagaaagaacgtgtctctgtccaaatatttatagtCCTGACTTTATATTAGACTGCACTACTCCAATACCGTTTGATTCTTTCTGGCTTATCTTTGTCTTTaccttttccatttttgttttatcttcctGATTTATATGAATTTATTTGTAGTAATTGTTGCTCAGGCCACTTGGCCATGGCATCCTTTACAAAAAGAGGGATTTAAATCTTGGCGAGACTTCCTGGTTAAacgaaggaaaaaaacaatcgaATTCAGAGGTTTTCTGCAGCTTGGTCCTCCTCAGTGCAGCTTCAATGCTGAGGTAGATGGTTTGTCAAAGCCGTAGTATGAAATGATGATTCTAAGCTTCAATTCCAACCggatattttaataaatgaaatgcAGAGAGCTTTAACTGATGTGGCTTAatctttgttgaaaaaaaaacaaacaatcattgtagttttttttaaaaagacataagTTGTGTCAAAATGCCTTCTCTACTGTGTCTCTGTGCAACTATTTATGGTCCTGGCtgtaattattttctttctttacttgAGAATGATAATATACAGTAACTATGATCAACTACTTTAGGTTTACTCTGATCTTTAAAATGATatgtttaaaagtttagtttaatcacagtaaaaatacatttgtgtgtaaaaaaaaagacacattacTGCAGGACCATTGTGAGATTTGTGGATATTTGCTGGAGGATGTGAACATTAAAGCTTTAATACTTTTTCCTGCAACCATAAATGATTTGTAGCAAAGAATGTTTTCTAACTACCGGTAGAATAAACATAATTGCAGATAAACTAAACTCAGGAGAAATGATCCAATGCAGAGGTCAGCAGAATACTTGGCTCTTTCCTGGTCCGCTCAGGAAAGCCGTACCTGGTTCACAGTGGGTGTCATTGGAGCAGGAGCTGTTGAGTCGCTGCTTCTCCCCGCAGCACTCCAGCGAGTTGTGATGCAGGGCCTGCAAGCAGACATTTGGGTTGGTACCGCAGAAGGAATGTGGGCTCTTACGCTGGCTAACGTCCACTCTACCTTTGTTACGGGCGTCTCGGGTCTTATGAGGATTACAGTGGCGGCTAAAACCAAGAGGAAGGAGAGAGCCATTCCCagacccttcaaaataaagcataGTTTAAGTTAGACATGAATAGCTCAGCCACAGAACGAGGCATCCAAAAGTCTCCCTTGGTGTCCTGGAGGCTCCTTTCCTTTTATTGCAGCTCtttgactttaaagaaaaatgctttgagTCACTCATTTGACACAGGATGCATTTATTTTGACGGGAATTTGTATATGCAGCTGTCTAAAGCTAAATAAACTACAAATGTTATGCATATAGAAAAATACCACACTGTCAAGATTCAATTCATTGGTGTagatatttaaaagctacagtGTATAAATGTATGtcttaatggccacaaaaacaaaaaaaaaatttctgttaAATTTAACTGCTAAAATGAATTACAGTTTACTACAGTTTATCCACGACTGTACGCTCAGACCACTGACACCCCCCACCTCTTTAAGCCTAACCTTGACCTGAACCCTAAGGTTAACCCTTACCAGAAGCTGGGGAACgcatggtgcactggggttctgtcctctattcctgatcattatttatcatttaggtctccatccctctgtttggtgcagtgcgagtCATGTCTTGTCCGTCTGATTCCAGATTCCGTgcccctgtacctgaccgtgtacctcgtctctactGTGGCTCCTAAATTTGGCTGTGGACCCTGCCTCTGACTCGCCTCGGGCCCCCAGCCGTcctccaactccatctggataaAGATCATCtactggactatttaaacatgtggtTGTAGAGTTAGATTAGCTAATTccctctaagagttctggtgcatcgcctgtccgtcctgggggagaatcctccttcatgtggacaaccctgaggtttcttttttatccagaattcatttttctttttaggagtctttccttaccgagaaggaggctctaagggcagggatgccccgtttagtttagtttagtttagtttaaccatcagctattgaattctatgactttatgttccttatgattcatgtttattacacaattactGGCATTACtgccattgagacgactattgttgtaaatatggggctatagaaataaagaagaaagaggaaaaagtcTCCTCCTAATTAACTAAATAataaacagcagctttttttaataGGCAGAAAAGCTGCCGTCAGACTGTGATCAGCACAACACAAGCCTGTTGTTAAATTGTTAACTCCACAAGTCTGTTCTGAATGTTTTCTTAAGTTTAAAATTTGTTAAGACACACCTTCTGAAATGTAAACAGGCAAAGTTCAACACAACTTTTATCACCTTTGCTCTGGGAAAGTCAAATTGTGTTCAATGAAGAAGAATCTTCTATTTCATGTAGAGAAATTAGCTCATCATTTAGTGAATCAAAGGCAACCGCCTAGCTAACATCAGTCACGActaaaagaaacacgcatgagCGGAAAATACGACATAAACgcaaataataaatcaaattcaaTTCCAATGAATGAATTAGAGAAccactgtaaaaaacaaaaaagttacctcactcacagagaaaaaaaaaagtggctccGCTCCTGCCGGGTTCCTGGGTGCGGTCTCGTCACGCAGCAGGTCTTGTCTGCCGTACAGGATTACCTCACAACACTGACATGTTTGTCCGGGTTTGTTATGAACTCACCTCCGTAGTACAGGAACATGCACCGTTTAGCTAGTGCTAGCTTCTTCTCTCGTTGGTTTCCTGCAGCTGATGTTACCTCCGCCGCATTGCCGCCCCCTAGCGGACATATCCGCTCACTACACCGTCCTCACAACCACCCAACATCCTGTCTTTTAAAAGCTTTGAAagcttttagtttttctttagtcCCGATGTTTAAAATGCGTTCAAATGTCATATCATTTATCTATAAATGTTTAACGTCCTTCCTGATATTTTCATGCAAATACCCATCACTTACTCTCAATGAAATTCTCAAATCCTGATGAAAAAATCTTGACAAGGTGATGCTGTAAATCTATCTTACTTCAGCTGAATTGATCCCTATTTTTACTCCATTTTGAAGGGAATGTTGATTCATAGAATCTGTGATTCaatttctttagaaaaattgtttcaaaatgtaaacaGCAATTTAATTGCAAGGAAGGCAGTGAGACGAACAGGTCATTAAATAGTTTCCGACGGTCCATGAACGCAGCACGAGAGGGCGGGAATTCGAAGCGACCTCTGCCGGCTTTTCTTCACTTTCATGGGGATTCGTTAGTAATTTTAACgcctttaattcttttttttaaacgtttgtaAATTCTATTTCACACCCACTAGACTATGTTCAACCATATCATATATTTTTAGAGTAaacgttttgtttaaataatacGAAATGCTAATTTAGCTAGCTGTACTATTTATGCTATCCTCTCAATTCTCTGTTCAGGTGATGTTTGCTGAGATCATATGTGTTCTGTCACATTATTCTctttaaaacaggtaaaaaacgCCATGAGTGCCATACGAAAAATAAAGCAAACGTTGGGAATTCCAAAGGAAACCAGGTGTTGCTAAATTTTGTTAATTGGCATAGACTGTTagccatttctttttgtttttcttactaATTTCTGTTGTTAAATCAAAAAGTtgtagtttaaatatttttttataaagagcATGCACAATACGTTAAAGGGTGTACATTTGTTCATATGAAACCTACAGTGGAGGAAAATCGATGGACAGAAATGGCTCTAATACtggtttgacagattctcaGCTTCTCTTTGGCTCTCAGTTTTGGTTTGAGAATTCCCAGAACACATCCCAGGATCTGAGTCTGTCATCCAGAAACTCCCAGCAAAGTTTACAAGAGGTGAGTCTGAGAGTTGAAACATTTCCTTCTTTTAGCCGGCTGCTCCAGGCCTAAATTTTGATATGTATCAGGAACCAATTACATGTCTAAAATTACTTTTAATGACAACTGTGGGGAGATTTTGAAAGATATATGAAGGTAAATGcaaagaaacataaaataagAAGTTGTTgatacagtgttttttttttttttttttttttccttttttttttttttttttttttttttaaataactttattgaacaaatgCAAGTATACAACATGAAGAACAATCAATGCAGTATACAACATACAATCAACATACAAcacaaacaatgttaaacagccaGGGGAGTCGATTCAGTAAATATTTGCAGAGAGTTACAAATTTCAATAGTTCTGAGAGCTTTTTTGTTGGAGGAAAAGGATAttgattttatgtaaaaagtTACATCTTTAATGAATTGTGGGAAGTATGGTGTTTTATTAgtgaatttacatttatgtatgTAGAATTTTGCCAGAAGAATTAataaatttattataaaaaataccttttgttttttgggggtcctgaaaaaacaaagtaatacaTTTTCCCATTTCAGGGAGAAATCTTTGAAGACATGAATAAGTTGATACAGTGTTTACTTAACTGAAAAAAACCAGCATAAAATAACACCTGAAACTAGAGCTGGACGACatgtccaaaaaataaaatcttcgatttttttttctttcattgcaAATTCGATTTTTGATTTaatcgatttttttttctccctgcttttttatttattttacaaaaaatacaaatgaaggaatattatattttacaaaaacttttattttaacatctccttCGGAAATTGGCTTTAACACCAGGTTCAACTAAACACCAGTGGTCAAATGTTTGCAGAAcaaagcagcagatgttttggGAGCTACGGCTAGCTTGAGCATCTCAGAAAGAGAAATACTAGAACGCACTCGGCAGAGCATTTCTGGTCTCAACAGCCATGAAACGGATCACTCACACCATCCACCCACCGTCATTCCTCCTTCTCTTCAACTATGAACCAACCTCCTCATTGGACTTCCTCTAGGCTCCAACCTACCAAAACCCTCACTGTTCTTCCTCTCAACTTGTCCAAATCATCTCAACCTgtttccctgcatttatctctgAAATATCTACAATGAGCTGTTCGTCTTAAgccacacatcacacctgaaaccttcctccacatGTCCCAGCTTGCTTGCACATGACTCTCCACCTCTTTTCCATGCTTGCTCTGGATTGTCGAGCCCAAGACCTCCATCTTCTTCCCCTCTGCTCCCCTCTCATTGCTACACAGATACTCTGTTTTACTGCAGCTGACGTTCCTTTCCAGAGCTAGGCTCCACTTCCTTAGCTgttcctgctcttcctcccTGCTCTCGCTGCGGACCgtaatgtttttttcacatttttgttttattcgtTTATTTGACAGGAACATTGCACATTAAAAAGCATCTTTGCAAATGCACCGCAGTTAGCcaaaaggctatttttcatctgttgtCCCAGTACAGGTGGTAAATTTGTCTGAAAACAATGAGAAATTaaccacaaaacaaaatgtcaacatAAATAAGAGTCAACCTTTTAAATCAAGAAAAGGGTAACAATACAATCTGAATataaataagcaaaagaaaTATATAACATAAATGTCATCTGTAAACATCATGGTCCATCAtggtcttccagctctcatccatgtcctgaactacCCCAATATCCTTCTCTACTCCAAACCTCAGCTCCTCTGTCTGGATCCTGTCATAGACTTTCTCCAGGTCTACAAAGACACAATGCagcttctgaccttctctgttcttctccagaaGAATCCTCAGAGCAAATATTGCATCTGACGTTCTCTTTCTCTGCATCAAACCACACTGTTAGGCACAAATGGGCTCATCTGACCCCAGCTTAGcctcatgtaaagaaaattaagaaacaCATACATTTGTACTCAGTTTTTCACAATAATCATGTGTGAGGGGCATAACTGTCCATCATGGATGACGCAAACACATTTCATCCTGTTTTGTGTCTGTTCAGGGAAGTGACCCAAAGTTTTACCGCAGTTACCTCCTTAAACCTTTGCTGTTTGGAGACTATAAGGACAAAACCAACACAATCAGATCACTGGATCAGTTTGAAGAAGACAAgaggaagacaaaagaaaataatgacaTGTGAGTATTTTGCCATTCTCATAGTAATAAACAAGCTTCaattgaacctttttttattagtgTTTTTTCTATGCTAACAGTGATTTCTTAGCCAGAGAGTCACAACATGTCAGAGAAACTCTCTGCAGTGTAAGTTTGGACACACATCCCTTTTTTCATCGTTTTTCTCAGTTAAACAGCTTTCTTAACAAAACACAACCTCGTTCTACAGATTCACCAATTGGTTGCCAGCACCAAACAAACCGTCTGTCAGGCGGTCTTTGACAAAATCGACAATTTTGCATCAACATGTAAGCCTCTTAATGCACATTGAATATCTAAAGTATAGTATGTATTTGACAAATGCTGGAATGCATGTGGCGCTGATCTAAGGCCCCTTGACCAGCATGTGTGAAccaccagcaggtggcgctctTTGTTCAAATATTTGAGAGGACTTGTGCTCTCTAGTTTTGAAGATGCTGCATGCATTTTTGTGGGTTTAGTGCTCCTCTTTGGTTTGTCATTCATGCCAGTGCAAAGCAGTCTGAAGAATCTTGTCGGTGACATTTCCCAAAAGTTTGAGACTCTGGTGGCCAAAGCAAACTCTCAAAGGGACGTCATATCCCAGCTGGAGGAAAAGATGATGGAGGTAAAGATGGAGGAAAGTTTTCTAAATCTTTTCAGTtagaagaaatgcagtttatttcaaaaaaagaattgaCTGAAGATTTGATTTTGTAGAAAGGAGACATCACAGCAGAGCTTCATGGCCATCTGCAAAGCTTAAAGAATAGTTTGGACGGTATAAGAGAGGAACAGGAGAGAAAAATCCACATGCTTGAAGAGGCTGTCCAGCTGCTCCAGACTTTAGCCTCTGAGCTTTTGGCCAAACCCACCGCTGAGGCGACGATGCACAGCGCTACCCAGACCTCGCCAAACCTCGAACAGCCGCTGTCGAACCAAAAACAACCTGAGAGAGCTGGTCTTCAGGTCCCGGCGCCCCCTCAAGACCACAAGCAGGTCTTCAGAAGAACGAAACCCGGCGCCAGAGGTCTGAGGAGGCGCAAAAAGAGGGCACTGGTTCTTCCCCAGAGGAGCAAACGCACCAGCTCGGATGAAAACCGCCAGCCCCTAAATGGCTGCAACAAACCGCAGAGACTTTCAGAACCCGTCCACAGGCATCAGAGAGACAGCCCCAGCCCAGGCAGCAGACGTGGAGGAGTGGCGGGCTGTTTCATCACGCCGCTGAGCAGCTGGTCTGTGGACAGCAGCGGCTCCGAGTGCTTCACAGCCATCGAACCCATCCTAGAGAAGCTGTCCGCTGAGCCCAAGACCTCAGGAGGCTTCTGGCAGCTGTTTGATTCTGAATGATTCTGGTTCAGAAGTAGTGTCAGAACATTTGATTCTACATTTATTGATCTGCTTTTAACCCCACAAAATTATTTCAAGCATCATTTATTTAGGGCAAAATGTGAATGATGCAGCcacactttgttttatttaaaatatgaatgtATAAATATGTACAAGTTAAGCTTTTATTTGTGTTGGAAACATTAGTGGTGAATCTAAAATCTtcacttatttatttaagtcCTGTTAACGTTTCTTGATAAGGTTTCATTAAACAACCTTGAAAActgtttaaatcttttatttatgcTTCAGTGTTTTTACAACTTAGAAATAAACATGACATGAGACTGAACTGGtgttaaattgatttaaaatggcTCCACAGTCGacatattttacattattttgaaaataattaacTGAATATAAGGACTTCTTCCTTTCCCTGTTAAAGATCCACGAACAAGTAATGAGCTTTATTTGTACATAAGAAAACACTTTATGTAACACAAGGCAATACCACAACTTTTTCCATATAAaggacaaaaaacatttaaatatactGTACTTTTAAAGAGACTAAATTCCTTTTGTTTAgattcatttcatattttttaattcataatCCAGTTCAATGATTTTCTAAAGAAAGCACATGTAAAACACTTATACTTTCCTTTATAGaattgacaacaaaaaaaatgtctaactTAGAGCCAGTTAGACTTGATGCTCTCTGCGTTGATGGCAGTATATTTATGAGGCGTCATTTTAATGCACTTTGTTTATTTCCATGGGGGGTTTCAACTacatttagttgttttgtgGATGTTGGACAGCTGCTGGAcagtgctatcttagatgaccccacccttacattgacgtgttctccctaccatgacaaaggtggataaaggtggaaagatttcatgtaatccatggacaccagtgaagatcacaaatcattgaagaaaaaaggttcagcacactgcctagtgggtctagatgacccaactcccaatgtcaaaatgcgtacgatagcacaagggtttcgTTAATGACTGCAGGTCAACATATAAAGTGTTGGTTAACCCCTCAGAACTGTCTGTTCTCTATGCTAAGCACTAAGTTGACTGGCTTTGGCCCAGCATTAAGTGCATTAATCATTCATTTGCATCACTAGTTTTCCTCACACAGACTTTGATCTTACTGTGTCACACTTTGACCAAGTCCGCAGGTGGGGGGGTGAGACCCCTCGGGTTCAGGTTTGCTACCAAGCAGACATCATAGTTGTCGTGCATCACAGCGTTTCGGGCCACCACAGTCCAGCGGTCCTCCTGGGGATCCAGCTCCAAAATGTCTTTCGTTATAACGTCATGTCGACCTGAGGAGGGTTCATAATCAGAACGTGTCACAGTTAGAACCCTGATCAAGTATTTTCACGCTGCACATGGCCTTCACTACCTGCTCCCTTGTAATATCCACAGATGTAAATCCTTCCACCCACCACGCCTGCGTTCGAGGCTTTGGTATGCAGGGAGAGCTGGGGACACGGGAGACGAGGTCCATCCCTCCAGCAATCTCCATCCGGGTTGTAGATCTCTACGACATCCAGACAATGACGTGACTGACCACGATCTACGCCCTCACACCCAATTCCTCCTTCAAGACAGGCcgtggaaatgaaaagaaatagtTCCCATGATTGGCATCCATGGACAAAAGTCAGATTAGAAATGGACTAGTATTGAAACTGGAGCCAAGTTCCTACCGATCACGTAGATTTCACCGTTGAGTGCTACAGCACTGCAGCGGTACTTTGAGTACTTCATGGGACCCAGCTCTGtccatttgtttgtgtttggatCATACTGGAGCAGGCGGTTGCTGAGACGATCGGGCTCGTCGTCCATGCGATACGACTgaaaggtggaggaggtggtgaATGGAGAGGAGAAGCGCACACAGTTAGTCTGGTTTCATACAGAACGTCTAAGAAATGTAAACAGTGCCTAACTACATTAAGACCTTTAAACACCTGCCAGGTGAGACATTTGTACCTGTGGGGTGAGACCACCCATCACATAAAGGACGTCTCTCATTCGGACCAGACTGTGGTAGGCTAAAGGCATAGGGAGGGGGGCTGCACTTCGCCAGGGTCCGCCATGTAGGGACCATCGCTCCACACTGTTGGTGATTAGAAACTGGTTCTTCAGCTTCATCTGTCCTCCCAGGAGATACAGGGTGTCCCCAAGTGATCCCAGAGCATAGGAGTCGCGGTACTCTGCAGATGTCAGGGGCTCCCAGCTTCCTTGAGCCTCCACTTTATACCTGGAGCCAATCAGAGACACAGTGCCTACCATCTGTGACGTATGAGTTCACCAAGGCAATGATGTAGAAAAGGCTTCTCACCTGTAGATCTCAACCTTCATGTCTTTCTGTCGGGACATTCTTCTTGCACTTGCCTCTCCTGCTACAACAATGTTGTTTCTTTCTGTCACGACTCCAGCACACACGTACCCCAGAGCTTCTCCATAGCGAGGCGAAGTGATGTAGTAAGTCCGGCTAGTCGATGGAGCATAGCAAAAGCTGCACTCGGCATATTTACCATACCTTGACCTGATCCCTGAAGTGTCATTTccaatgcagagcagcaggtcagTGGTCTCCATGCCATACCGGAGCTTGATTTTGCGTGGTGCAGCTGCGGGATGCATGGCTGTGGCCTGCAGAGCCTCATTCATCATCTCAAGACACTCAGCATCAGCTAGCAGGGCAGTATTTCTCTTCATAGCTTCTCTCAGGTAGTCAGAGTTTATCAGCGGCAGGCGGACCTTTCTCAAAAGCTCCGGAAGATGCAGAGCTCGTCCCTCTTGATCACCTAGAGGGTTGTGTTTGACCCAGCAAAGAACCACGTCCAAGATGGTTTCTTCTTGCGACACATTCAAATCATCCGAACTCAGAAGCTTTCCCAGCTGGTGGGCCTCCAGCTCCAGAATCTCATCACTCTGACACACTTGGGCAAAGTTTTGTCTCAAGAAGCGCTTAGCATGGTCTGCCAGTTCCTCTGCACCGAGGTCCCGGGCAAAATAATACACACCTAGGCAGTTGGATGGATCCATGTTTTCAGTCATGTGCTGCTGACAGCGCATGAAGACGTCATCCATCTGAAGAAGAAAAGCGGCAACGGAGATGCCCTGCACGCTGGCATTGGTGAGATGAAGATCCGAGCAGTACATGTAGTTCAGTAGCAGCGCCAGGCTCTCTGCCGGGGTGTCGTGCAGGAAAATCTCTCTGTTGTTGCACTCCCGCAGACCACATGTGAACATCACGCGGAAATACGGACTGAAGGCAGACAGAACCACTCTGTGGCAAGGGAAGCTGATGCCCTCAGCAACTAACACCACATCTGTCAGATGTTCAACTTCCCTCATCTTCCTCAGCTGGTCAAGCAGCACCAGCCCATGTTTGGTACTATGATCCATTTTCCTGTAAACTATAACAGTTCAAGAGGATACAGGATGCTTTCACAACCAGGGCAAACAGCAGTTTTGtctctgaaaaacaaagacaaaccaaaaaacTGGATTATTATATAATCATACTCTGCTTTTTTAAAGTGCATACTAGTCTTTTAGTTCCTTTTACTTGGAAGTGCTCTAAAGCTTTGGAGAAAAAGTCAGAGACCAGACTGAGAAGATTTGCAAATGTTCAGAGACAGAAGGATGATGAGTCTAGAGCTTCCAGAGGTCTAaaggaagaccagagaggaggtttctggatacagtgaaggaagacatgaaggtagctgctgttagaggagaggatgcagaagaccgGGTTAgacggaggaagctgattggctgtggcgaaccctgaagggaaaagccgaaaggaaaagaagaagactttaaagtgctttgaaaaaaactgtaaacatgtatttttatagTTGTCCAAATGTTACCCAGTGTGAAAGGGCTGTCCTGCAGATTTCTCCATATGaaactttttaacaaaacagacagaaaatgaaTTATTAACCGATTAAGCAAAGAAATACTTTAGTTCAAGAAACCCTTACGACTTTGAGTTTATTACTGTTGAAATTCCGtatattttattcataaaaataatcagaaacaaagttatttttcaagatttttacacatttccacagactcatggaaaaattaaaagtcagcaacagcaaacaaaaatgtgcaacaagaagatagttaaaaaaaaaaaaaaactctcaccAAAGTTGTGGGCTTCTCTTGACTTAAGTAGTTCCTGTCTGTCTATGCAAGCCGACAAAGAGACATGCTTTTCTCCAGGCTCAATGTTGTTTGTGCTGCAGGACTGCAAGTCAGAAGGTTTGCGAGGTCTGAGCAAACGCGAGGCAAAGGCATCCTCTCTGACGCTGCTGCCCTATGAGCTGTTGGCCCAAAATAGACAGTGTTGTTGCTGGCAGAAAGTGGGTCACTGGGCTTTGAGAAGtcataaaggatttttttcctttcagagcGTCACATTTGAAGACATGAGGATGTACTTCACACTTTGTCTTGTAAttcttgtgtatgtgtgttgtttgtttcttttgttttgttgtgtaatCCTCCATGAAAGTCTGGCTGAGTTTATCACGTGCACGCTGAAGGGAATAACCCGCTGCACTCAGCATGGATTCAAATTTCATATTAAAGTGTTCAAGCAAACACCCTGTTCCTTGGGATCGATTTGTTCCCACTAAGCTTCAACATTTCAACTCGTGAAACAGCTTCAAAACTTCATTTGTTGTATATTTTGTGAGGTTTTCCAGATAG
The nucleotide sequence above comes from Oryzias latipes chromosome 5, ASM223467v1. Encoded proteins:
- the ccdc36 gene encoding interactor of HORMAD1 protein 1 isoform X2; the encoded protein is MGIRKKRHECHTKNKANVGNSKGNQVGGKSMDRNGSNTGLTDSQLLFGSQFWFENSQNTSQDLSLSSRNSQQSLQEGSDPKFYRSYLLKPLLFGDYKDKTNTIRSLDQFEEDKRKTKENNDIDFLARESQHVRETLCSIHQLVASTKQTVCQAVFDKIDNFASTLQSSLKNLVGDISQKFETLVAKANSQRDVISQLEEKMMEKGDITAELHGHLQSLKNSLDGIREEQERKIHMLEEAVQLLQTLASELLAKPTAEATMHSATQTSPNLEQPLSNQKQPERAGLQVPAPPQDHKQVFRRTKPGARGLRRRKKRALVLPQRSKRTSSDENRQPLNGCNKPQRLSEPVHRHQRDSPSPGSRRGGVAGCFITPLSSWSVDSSGSECFTAIEPILEKLSAEPKTSGGFWQLFDSE
- the ccdc36 gene encoding interactor of HORMAD1 protein 1 isoform X3; translation: MSAIRKIKQTLGIPKETSGGKSMDRNGSNTGLTDSQLLFGSQFWFENSQNTSQDLSLSSRNSQQSLQEGSDPKFYRSYLLKPLLFGDYKDKTNTIRSLDQFEEDKRKTKENNDIDFLARESQHVRETLCSIHQLVASTKQTVCQAVFDKIDNFASTLQSSLKNLVGDISQKFETLVAKANSQRDVISQLEEKMMEKGDITAELHGHLQSLKNSLDGIREEQERKIHMLEEAVQLLQTLASELLAKPTAEATMHSATQTSPNLEQPLSNQKQPERAGLQVPAPPQDHKQVFRRTKPGARGLRRRKKRALVLPQRSKRTSSDENRQPLNGCNKPQRLSEPVHRHQRDSPSPGSRRGGVAGCFITPLSSWSVDSSGSECFTAIEPILEKLSAEPKTSGGFWQLFDSE
- the ccdc36 gene encoding interactor of HORMAD1 protein 1 isoform X4 yields the protein MDRNGSNTGLTDSQLLFGSQFWFENSQNTSQDLSLSSRNSQQSLQEGSDPKFYRSYLLKPLLFGDYKDKTNTIRSLDQFEEDKRKTKENNDIDFLARESQHVRETLCSIHQLVASTKQTVCQAVFDKIDNFASTLQSSLKNLVGDISQKFETLVAKANSQRDVISQLEEKMMEKGDITAELHGHLQSLKNSLDGIREEQERKIHMLEEAVQLLQTLASELLAKPTAEATMHSATQTSPNLEQPLSNQKQPERAGLQVPAPPQDHKQVFRRTKPGARGLRRRKKRALVLPQRSKRTSSDENRQPLNGCNKPQRLSEPVHRHQRDSPSPGSRRGGVAGCFITPLSSWSVDSSGSECFTAIEPILEKLSAEPKTSGGFWQLFDSE
- the ccdc36 gene encoding interactor of HORMAD1 protein 1 isoform X1, giving the protein MNAAREGGNSKRPLPAFLHFHGDSLVKNAMSAIRKIKQTLGIPKETSGGKSMDRNGSNTGLTDSQLLFGSQFWFENSQNTSQDLSLSSRNSQQSLQEGSDPKFYRSYLLKPLLFGDYKDKTNTIRSLDQFEEDKRKTKENNDIDFLARESQHVRETLCSIHQLVASTKQTVCQAVFDKIDNFASTLQSSLKNLVGDISQKFETLVAKANSQRDVISQLEEKMMEKGDITAELHGHLQSLKNSLDGIREEQERKIHMLEEAVQLLQTLASELLAKPTAEATMHSATQTSPNLEQPLSNQKQPERAGLQVPAPPQDHKQVFRRTKPGARGLRRRKKRALVLPQRSKRTSSDENRQPLNGCNKPQRLSEPVHRHQRDSPSPGSRRGGVAGCFITPLSSWSVDSSGSECFTAIEPILEKLSAEPKTSGGFWQLFDSE
- the kbtbd12 gene encoding kelch repeat and BTB domain-containing protein 12, with the translated sequence MDHSTKHGLVLLDQLRKMREVEHLTDVVLVAEGISFPCHRVVLSAFSPYFRVMFTCGLRECNNREIFLHDTPAESLALLLNYMYCSDLHLTNASVQGISVAAFLLQMDDVFMRCQQHMTENMDPSNCLGVYYFARDLGAEELADHAKRFLRQNFAQVCQSDEILELEAHQLGKLLSSDDLNVSQEETILDVVLCWVKHNPLGDQEGRALHLPELLRKVRLPLINSDYLREAMKRNTALLADAECLEMMNEALQATAMHPAAAPRKIKLRYGMETTDLLLCIGNDTSGIRSRYGKYAECSFCYAPSTSRTYYITSPRYGEALGYVCAGVVTERNNIVVAGEASARRMSRQKDMKVEIYRYKVEAQGSWEPLTSAEYRDSYALGSLGDTLYLLGGQMKLKNQFLITNSVERWSLHGGPWRSAAPLPMPLAYHSLVRMRDVLYVMGGLTPQSYRMDDEPDRLSNRLLQYDPNTNKWTELGPMKYSKYRCSAVALNGEIYVIGGIGCEGVDRGQSRHCLDVVEIYNPDGDCWRDGPRLPCPQLSLHTKASNAGVVGGRIYICGYYKGAGRHDVITKDILELDPQEDRWTVVARNAVMHDNYDVCLVANLNPRGLTPPPADLVKV